A genomic window from Heptranchias perlo isolate sHepPer1 chromosome 20, sHepPer1.hap1, whole genome shotgun sequence includes:
- the LOC137335562 gene encoding zinc finger protein 664-like — MEKPWKCGDCGKGFNYPSELEIHRRIHTGGRPFTCSVCGKGFTQSYDFLIHQRTLTGERPFSCSVCEKLFIWSSNLLRHQRVHSDNRPFKCSDCEKRFKSKCNLLEHQRTHTGERPFIYAVCGKRFTQSSTLLTNQRVYSDERPFKCSDWERPFICSVCIKGFTRSSHLLTHQRVHSDETS; from the exons atggagaaaccgtggaaatgtggggactgtgggaagggattcaattacccttcagagctggaaattcatcgacgcatTCACACCGGGgggaggccgttcacctgctccgtgtgtgggaagggattcactcagtcatacgACTTCCTGATACACCAGCGCACTCtcactggggagagaccattctcctgctctgtgtgtgagaaGTTATTCATttggtcatccaacctgctgagacaccagcgagttcattcTGATaatagaccttttaaatgttctgactgtgagaagaggtttaaaagcaaatgtaATTTGCTAgaacaccaacgcacccacaccggggagaggccgttcatctacgccgtgtgtgggaagagattcactcagtcatccaccctgttgaCAAACCAGCGAGtttactctgatgagagacctttcaaatgctctgact gggagaggccgttcatctgctccgtgtgtattaagggattcactcggtcatcccacctgctgacacaccagcgagttcactctgatgagaccTCTTAA